The genome window AAGGATTTAGTGTGGCTAGTGAAATTGAACTCCGTTATTCAATAAATCAGTTAATTCATGACTTTTTCACAtggggtcagaaatgtttggattgtatTTCCcgtaataaataaaaccatcatttaaaaactgcattttgtatttactctggttttacCATGAgtattataaacatttgtttgatgatctgaatcatttaagcaagacaaatatgcaaaaacaaacagtaaatcTTTTTCCCTGTGTTGATGCATTTCCTGTAATTTGGGACCTGCTGTTCTCTCATTCTAGTGAACATTTTCTTAGGTGAAATTTCACATCCCTGACaaaaacactgtacatttttaaggCATATATCACATACATAAATTTACAGAAACTCTCATCACCACTCACCACACCAATAAGGTCTCCCCGGCCGTACTCTCCGGCCAGCTCTTTTTTCCCATCATCCTTCTTAATGACTGAACGCAAGCGgccactcagaacaatgaaagtACTGTCTGGCTTATCATCTTGTCTGAACATTCAGAAGGAAACAACTGAAGTATTACATGTAATACAAGATGTGTTTTATCACATCAAACAGACCTGAGAAATATTATACCATAACATCAAACTGGAATAAAATAGACAAAGAGGGTGCTCACCTGTAGACAGCACGCCCGGCCTCCACTGCCATCCAGTCCAGTGCAAAGTCGATCTGCCGGACAAATGAGGAGACTCTCCGTACCACCGTGTGAGCTACATGCAACACCATCCGAGGTTCGACACGCATAATCCTGGTTATAgttacagacacacagagattATGATATCATATTCATGCATGATCTTCAGCATGCTTTAAAGTGTGCTGTACAGAACATACTCATAAAAGTGGGCTTTAGAGATAGACAGGAAGCAGCAGTCGCGATGTGCGCGCACAGAGAAGATGAGAGGCTCTCCTGTGAGAACGGCCAGGTGACCCACCATCTCTCCAGGGTGTGACACAAACAGACATGTTTCTTCCTTTCTGTCAATCAACCTCTGATACACGTGCAGAGTTCCGGAAATCACAAAAAGCACACTGGCGTCCTGTTAAAGACGAGGAGTTGCAATGTACAGTTGAAAGGTATTTGGTCGCCGAGGAATGGAAGAGGAGGTCGAAGTGATCTTTCTACCTGGTCTCCTTCACTTGCTACTACAGATCCCGCCTTAACTTGCCTCAGAGTCACTCTGTCTTCTAGAAGACTGGGGTCCTGCAGAACAAATAAAGACAATATCTAATAATCTGCtggatacattttaaaatgatgtcattgttgGTCACCTCCAAACACAACAGAAGTGATTAAAGTCTCAGTCTCGAATTTTATTCTTTGAAAGTATGTGACTTTTttcccaaaaaattaaaaacttcaATGTTCAATGTGAATAAAATGCGGTCTGACCTGAAGCTGAAAAATCTTCAGAAGGTCTTTTTTGGCAGCTTGAAATATGGCATTAACTTTACAGTGCTGGATGTGGCTGGAGTGCCCTCCGCTGTCTGAGTAGTGATACACTGCTGAAGGAACATGCTGCAATGTCACCGACTTCTTCCGTATAGActtgagaaaagaaaaaaggcaTATATATGATGTGTATCTAAACAAATGTGAGGTCACAGGTGAGTTAAATGATACATGTCTCTTAAATGATACAGGATGAGGCAGAGGCACCTTATGAATAGCTGGACTTGTAGGAACATCTTCTTTGATATTTGCTTTATCAAGGGCTATATTGTGACCAGGAGCCACGGCTGTCAAGATAAACAcatgttaataataaatacatttaaaatttattaaacataaggTAAGTTCAAGATACAGTATCATGCACACCATCTGATGGGCTTGACAGAGAGCGAGACTTCCTGAATAAAGTAGAAGGACTCTCTGTTGGATTGTGTTTTGCATCTTCTGAAAACAAAAGAGAGCCAGGAGACACTTTTGTAATGCTGTGTGAAAATCTTGTCATTtgtttcaaataataataataaaattaattcataTTGACACACATAATATTTGTAAGCAatgtcataaaaatgatttatatctCAAAACAAATATCTGTGTTTTAACTCATTAGACAACCTCACCCTCTTCTGTGACTCTGTAAATGTCACTATGATGGTCTGAGGACCTCTGAGGGGCTTTGTCACCCAATTCTTCATTAGTCTGGGAATGTCTGCGCAGTCCTTTCCCAGGACTAGCTTCTCCTAAAACACCAGCAACTGACACCAGAGGAACCGCTTGACTTTCCTAGGTAATGCAATGTGCTTGGTTATTAACACTATTTAACGAAAATCCTGAAACAGTCACAACTGTACACCGAATTTGTAAAAGAGTACAGCCTGATATAAACCAACCGGGTTGAAAAGTTCAGTGGTCAAGCCCAGGTAGTTGTGTAAGGCTAGAAAGGTCACTCTCTGAAGACGCATCATGATGATCTGGAAATAAATCGAATGAGACAAGATGTTCTTGTAATGTACTGTAGGGTGAATTGCTAGCAATGTTTGACACAAGGTTTGTTTACTTGGGGCCTTGGATAGTTCAAATCAAAATTCTGTtctcatttactcagcctcaagttgtatacattttattgttccactaaacacaaaagaacatatttggaagaatgtttagttctgggacaccattgactactacaGTATAGTAAGTAACGAaacaactatggtagtcaatcgggtcccagaactgtttggtttatcacattctttaaaatattttattgaacaaagacattaatacagatttgaaacaactcgagtaatgatgacagaattttcatttttgggtgaactatttaaAGTTAAggcattaaagggataattcgccaagaaaatgaaaattctgtcctcatttacccctcctcatgttgttccaaacctgtatacatttctttgttctcctgaacataaaggaagatatttggaagaatgtcagtaaccaaacagatctcatcccccatttactgccatattaGGGACAatataatgggagtcaatggggatgagatctgtttggttactgacattcttccatatattttcctttgtgttcagcagaacaaagatattaatacaggtttggaagaaaCTGGTGCCGTGTAACATTTTCggatgaaccatccctttaagaaagTTAATGCATTAAGAAAGTTTCAATAAACTGCTGTTTTAAGATGATGtgtattgtgaaaagtgctttatttgataccctttcacataaaaaatgtgaaaaaaaatgttttataaaaaaagctttatacCTGGACAACCCGGACTAAAGTCTCAGGGTACTTCTCAAAGACAGACTGAAAAGTTGTTGCTGAAAGCCGGAGAACAGTGGTGGGGGCAGCTGCCCTGGCCGAAACTGTTTTATATGGGGCTGGATAACCCTGCAGTGTAAGGGGTTTGAATGTGAAATCATTTAAGACTGTAAGCACAGTTCAGAGTTATCAGAAGAAAAAGAATTAGGCCAGATGGACATTACAGTGATAACATCAAGGATGCTGAGCAGACTGTGAACACTGTCTCCAGGCAAAACGTGCTTTACCACCACCTCTGTCCCATCCTGAACCAAAGAAAAATGCACTCAATCACATATTTGAAAACACAGCAGGACACATTACAATAGAATGATATATATAATAGAATAGTGATCCACTGTCTGGCACTTACATTCTCTTGGATACACAGTTCAAGATGGCCATCCTGCACCACAAAGATGCTGTCATCGAGATCTCCTGGGCGGAATAATCGCTCCCCCTGCTGCAGCTGCACAAACACCATATGTCGACACAGCTCCAGGAACAGTGGCTTTTCAAAGTGACCCAGAACTCTGACGAAGCAAAATGTCAAACAACATCAAACCTGGAATTttccataataataatagttcatCATAGAAGAGAGTCAAAAGTACCAACCTCACGTTTTTCAGCATGTACAGGACCTCAGATGGCAGGTGAGAGTTCTGCATGTCAAATTCAGTTAGATCGGCTTCCAGGAGTGATGGAGGAGGCTCTTTTGGCTGCAGAGTTGGAGGTTCCCTCCGAATACGCAGGATTCTGATTAAGACACAGACGGGGTGTTAAGATGGAGTTTTTGCAAGACTGCGATTCGCTTTCAACATCTGTGACTTTTTACGTACTTGCGAGCTATTGACAGgacttttgttctttttctggTTCGCTTTTGAGATAAAGAACCTGAGACCACTGGTGAGGATAATGTCTGCACCTGAATAAGAACAGATAATCACTTAAATATCCTATCATCacttgtattaaataaaatagaaagaTGGTAAGACGCATAATAGAGATCACATACCTTCCTCATAATCTTCCTTCCATAAAACAGGACTTTGTCCCTTTTCCTGAATCGATATGTAGGACCCTCGTCTTGTTCTTCTCCTTGATAATCGAAAGATTCAATGTATACAATTCAAACGGTTGTGTGAACTCTCTATTTCACTTTCACACACACCATATATTATCTTTTCACACATAAAACAATCTTCATGGTGTTGTGGTGAAGGCCGGTATGCTCACCTGCCCTGTATCTTCTGTACATAAAAAAGACAACAATACTGATAAGTGAAAACGCAACTCCAGCTCCAATCAGAACACCAGTCCACTGCATATGtaacaagaaaacaaattaGTTAATATTTTTCTATAGATGAGCAATATTGACATATACTATGAATTCAGTTAACATTTGTGAAAAGGAAATATAGACAGAAATGTCATATACCATGGTGCTCTGTAACTGATCTTCTAAAAAGTGCTGCACACGGGCCTTGATCTCACTACCAGATGGTACCGACTAGAACACACaaagaacatcaaaatgattattAACTATAACATAGGACTGAGAAAAGCCTAGCCAACTTTAACCCAAGGCAAAACAGGACACAAATCATTTCATGGTGGGGACCAACTTCCAAAATACAGCATACTGGTCTATTCAGCAGGGTAAAAAGTATTAGTTATATAGCATTATATAACAAATACTAGTAATATATAAGTAGTGAGAATGCCCAACAAACAAGACCTGCTTTATCATTATTTTCCAGTCCAGGCTGATGAagaatttacaacaaaaaaaaatgtcttaccGGGTATATACTGCATGTATCCTCATGTTCCTTGTCTTCCATATCTAACAGATTGTAAGAAATAGAAATTTCACTTCACACACACTTTGTATTTCATAATTACTTGAATTCACAGTTTGTGTGAAATAGCTGCTTAATAAAGACCCATAAAAAGCAAATTTAGTAACACTTCAcagtaaggttgtatttgttaacatgagTAAAGGAGTCAAAGACGAAAAATTatttaagcataaaaacaataagtgttatactgttttaaattgttgttggttaatttaattaaaatagtattaaaaaataactatCATAAATTTTTCCCTGATTTACAAAAGACGTCCGctaaaatgtcattcagtgtaaaaATTTTGTCgggcatatttacaacaaaaatcaattTGTGACACATTAAAAGACTAATTACTTTCACCACAAATGCTAATTAGTTTTAATATGTACACGtcagaataagcatgttgttcaaatttgtacattaatattgtgttacactgaatgacaatgtaacattatttcaaccacattttaacattttattctccaaaaaaaaaaactttgttgaaaccataaagtagaacttttaattacatttaacatGCTTTCTATATATGGACATAAAATCTcttttgtaaatttattttgatgCTGACATGTTAAAGTCTTTGTCCCAAATAGATTAGCTAATATGAActagcaaaaatgtttttcagcatCTGTTTTTGgtaatgttagttaatacaaATATCATTGTTAATATTAGTTCactgtgcattaactaatgttaactatTTATAGATGTATTAATGCTGAAGAATATATATAAGGAGTTTTGTTCAATGTAATAAGTTTTGTATTGTAATATGTATtggttcatgttagctaataaTGCATTAACTATGTTGATTGTTTGTGCACaaatcaaaaacacacatacagtaaaaatCATAATACACAATGTAACTGTCAAGTCACTGTGTGATCTGATTCTATTCTAAGTCCTGTTCATGTAGATGACatcttaaaaggatagtttagAATATTCTCTCCCCATTCATTCAACCTTGTGTCATTGCaaatctttatgactttctcCAGAACTAGAGATATTGTGTTAATGTTGATCGCCTTACCAAACACCATTGGATGAATAAACCACTGAGTACTTTCAGAAAATATATTCgtatgtgttccacagaacaaagagtcATACACGGGTTTTGGATGACataagagtgaataaataatgaccttTTATCTTTTTGGATGCAAGTCACTTTAAGATAGGATATTtgtcttaaacatattttaacagtGAAGCATGATAATATCTTACAAACTACAAAAGAAGCAGCGGTCTGGTGGATTCCTGCACACCCTGAATGAGGAAATCCATCTGATATAACCAGACTCTCCAAACTGCAAACTGACACCATGTCATGTTATTTACGAGTCCAGTCTCCCATTGGAAAAGTTAAACACTTCACGCAGGTTAAAGCTGAAGTTAAACTCTAAAAAAATACGTTTTAAAAGAGTGTCGCGCAAAGTAGAACTAACGTTATAGCAAtacacgttttttttatttgtttacgtTAGAGTGGACTGCATGAGTTAAAGTGGCTCTGTGTTAGAGAGGTAAACACGGTACTGTTGTTTACACATAAGCCCAGGCTGGAACACGCTCTTGCAATCAGACACGCACAGTTGTTTATCACAGTAAATAACAAGATTGTTAAAACATTATATGACCTTATAATGCTGACATTCCACAAGCaagtaatgtaaataaataaaaggaaaatagaaaaacacCTACTGAACGGCGTTTCCCAACTCTGTTTTTCTCACTCCCAACGCACTTCAATCACAGTCTCCCAGGGATTCCATTCAAAATGTCAGTGCCCCCAAATCCTCTATTCAGTATTCACAGCTCCTATTGGCTGCCTCTGAGTTGATCTGACGAATCACTGTGGACTTCTTTCACACGTGGAACGTGGGATCAGAGCAGGGTCTCTTTGAGCGTACTGTTCAAGGTGAGTGGTTTTTTGTGATTTCTACAtggcattttattcatttatatctcTTTTGTGCTCTGTTTCTATTATTTAATACGACTTCGGGAAAATGACGTAAACTGGTTTGGTTGCATAAATGCTGAAGCAAGAATCTTTTGGAGTAAAGTGAGACGACATCCAAATGACTGTCACGTAACAATTATAAAGGAACGTAACGTTACGTATTGCAATTCGTTTCATGTGTTTACAAACATGCATGATTATTTCTTGTggtttttatgatttaatatcGCAAGTGTTCATGCTAACCACCTAGCCAGCTAAGTACTTACGTTACGTTACTTCACGTGAAGCTTTGGTTCACCTGTAGTAAGATCCTCACCATAGCATCCCATATTTCTGTCAGAATAAACTAATAAATTTACGTTCATTCATTAtctataaatatacacatatttataatggagatatttataataattgtcATAGATGGGGGTCTTGTCAGCACTGACGCGCGGGCTCGTGAGAGGAGCTGACAGAATGGCGGAGTTCACGAGCAAGCGAGGGCCCAGAACTTTCTACAAAAGCCGAGGCGCCAGACCGACTGGAGTCCTGACCTCCAGCAGAAAATTCATACCCATTCGGGCCATGATACCCGAGTTCGTGGTGCCCAACTTGGAGGGCTTTAACCTGAAACCCTATGTATCATACAAGACCCCACAAGGGACAGAGCAGCCCATTACTCCAGAGACACTCTTCAATCAGGTGGTGGCACCACAGATCGAAAGAGACATTGAGGAGGGGGTTTTCAGTGAGGACAATCTTGAGAAATATGGATTGGAGAAAACACAGGAGGGAAAGGTGTTAAAATTGTACCCCAAGAACTTTGCTTGCTAGGTCTGTTTTTCAGAAATATGCAATGGACTTCATTTGTTTCCTGTTCGCAATTGGGATGTGTTATTAACTCTTACCACAAACTGATGTCATCAAAGATTAAACTCACTTATACTCAGCCCTTACTTAAGAAAAGTTATTTATTCAAGTCTGTATTGTGGTAATAAAACTGACTTCTATGCAAAACTGAATTTATACTGCTTTGACGAAGGAAATACGTTTATACAGTACTCTTTGATTTAAGGATGGGTTATAATTGATTTATACAAATTGCATTTTGTTATAAATGGTCATTCCTCGATGCAAAACTAAATACTGAAAGATGTTTTATTGCTAAAATATATAATCACATAATCCCactttgtttgaaataaagatATCTCAAAACtgcatatatttaaagtaatacTGTAAATAGCAGGACACTACTAAAGGTTGCATTATGAATATGTAGTTTAAAATAGGTTTTAACAGAGCAGCATGTCACTCATAACAGAAGCAGTGAGGGTTTCAGGAAGAGGGGGCAGGATCAGACTCTCCCTGTCGTTCCTCTGGGCTCAAGTCCCATCTCCAAACATGCAGCATGTGATCATAGAAGGAGCAGGTAGCCAGCACACAGGACAGAGACTGAGAGTCTTTAGTGGAGAAAGGGAGGCTATCTGGAGCTGAACTTTTCTCTGCTAAAGAGAAGTGTTCTGGGATGTACTGTCCCGAGTCATCCTCCAGGGACGTGTCAAAGCTGGCAGTGGGAGACTCATAGTGGATCCTGAGGTGACCTAGAGACTCTGAGAGCCCAGCGCTGGTTTGGGGTGGCTCCTGAGGAGAAGAGGGAGCAGAGTTGCTTAGGGGGACTTGAGACCAGTCTGCTCCATATGCTAAAGAGTTATGTAGAATATAGGAAGCCAGGACAGGACATGGTGCATCTTGTCCATCTGAAAAAACATAAGGAATAATGCAAAAATACCATTTTTAAAGGGTCGATAAATTTGTGTACTGACAGGAAGAGGTTAAGTAGAAAGATTTCTCACCCATAGCCTGCTGGCAGTGGAGAATATGAAAATCATTATGCATACATGCAGCTAGCAACAGGTGCTCTTGACTGGGGTGCCACTTGAGTCTCCAAACGCCCCCACCAACAGCAGTCTCACTCAAGGGCTGTTTCATATTCCTCCCATCCCAGAGCAACA of Triplophysa dalaica isolate WHDGS20190420 chromosome 4, ASM1584641v1, whole genome shotgun sequence contains these proteins:
- the pnpla7b gene encoding patatin-like phospholipase domain-containing protein 7 isoform X2 is translated as MEDKEHEDTCSIYPSVPSGSEIKARVQHFLEDQLQSTMWTGVLIGAGVAFSLISIVVFFMYRRYRAGEEQDEGPTYRFRKRDKVLFYGRKIMRKVQTLSSPVVSGSLSQKRTRKRTKVLSIARKILRIRREPPTLQPKEPPPSLLEADLTEFDMQNSHLPSEVLYMLKNVRVLGHFEKPLFLELCRHMVFVQLQQGERLFRPGDLDDSIFVVQDGHLELCIQENDGTEVVVKHVLPGDSVHSLLSILDVITGYPAPYKTVSARAAAPTTVLRLSATTFQSVFEKYPETLVRVVQIIMMRLQRVTFLALHNYLGLTTELFNPESQAVPLVSVAGVLGEASPGKGLRRHSQTNEELGDKAPQRSSDHHSDIYRVTEEEDAKHNPTESPSTLFRKSRSLSSPSDAVAPGHNIALDKANIKEDVPTSPAIHKSIRKKSVTLQHVPSAVYHYSDSGGHSSHIQHCKVNAIFQAAKKDLLKIFQLQDPSLLEDRVTLRQVKAGSVVASEGDQDASVLFVISGTLHVYQRLIDRKEETCLFVSHPGEMVGHLAVLTGEPLIFSVRAHRDCCFLSISKAHFYEIMRVEPRMVLHVAHTVVRRVSSFVRQIDFALDWMAVEAGRAVYRQDDKPDSTFIVLSGRLRSVIKKDDGKKELAGEYGRGDLIGVVEALTHMNRATTVHAVRDSELAKLPEGALKAIKRKYPQVVTRLIHLLGQKILGSMQQGNGPLSVHGLGFQTPTSKWDAGNPVANLSTVAILPVSEEVPLMAFTLELQHALIAIGPTLLLTNDIIRQRLGAAAFDSVHEYRLSSWLGHQEDIHRIVLYQSDASLTPWTQRCIRQADCIIIVGLGEQEPTVGELERMLETSAVRAQKQLVLLHREDGPPPRGTAEWLNMRSWISKHLHLLCPHRVFSKKNLPKLREMYQRVFEKPPDRHSDFSRLARILTGNAIALVLGGGGARGCSQVGIIRALSEAGIPVDLIGGTSIGSLMGALYAEERSVSRMIVRARQWAMDFGSIFKKITDLTYPVTSMFTGASFNSSISGVFKDKQIEDLWIPYFNITTDITASSMRVHTDGSLWRYVRASMSLSGYLPPLCDPKDGHLLMDGGYINNLPADTARSMGAKLVIAVDVGTQDETDLTNYGDSLSGWWLLWKRLNPLAEKVKGQSPWSNRE
- the mrpl41 gene encoding 39S ribosomal protein L41, mitochondrial, with protein sequence MAEFTSKRGPRTFYKSRGARPTGVLTSSRKFIPIRAMIPEFVVPNLEGFNLKPYVSYKTPQGTEQPITPETLFNQVVAPQIERDIEEGVFSEDNLEKYGLEKTQEGKVLKLYPKNFAC